A DNA window from Niabella yanshanensis contains the following coding sequences:
- a CDS encoding toxin-antitoxin system YwqK family antitoxin, which translates to MKTLLFPVWCIVCLSSNVSLKGQDLLPDNFTIGDFAEIYAGDSIKLFFNCFGGIVNKRCADYYRIGKMDTEFVNVKGPFRDYYLNGKLYLEASITNGNLEGSAVYYYRNGRVREKGQYKNHRRDGQWSFYYPNGQLQKVYQYENDFPLVQEAFTLTGKQTVANGNGYLKTEFSEMNECSKFEVSGTILNGKKYGTWTLSNINALQPLSKEVYDSTGNYIRSEDDNGTYLSKSRSGLSVFYGNENLLLTASSNICPGDRGSSSKIPFTLESSSFITDLQKQLDTLSSSFKNQWLITGITIGKKNDLINLNIASSINDTALERYIYDRIRDTKKWETSYLNDKKVVSSFLFTILVDDNKILIPTHFHFLSFKQDFFLK; encoded by the coding sequence ATGAAAACATTACTTTTTCCTGTTTGGTGCATAGTATGTCTGTCCAGTAATGTAAGTTTGAAGGGGCAAGATTTACTCCCAGATAATTTTACAATTGGCGACTTTGCCGAAATATATGCGGGAGACAGCATTAAACTTTTTTTTAACTGTTTTGGCGGTATTGTCAATAAAAGGTGCGCCGATTATTACAGAATCGGGAAAATGGATACTGAATTTGTTAATGTAAAGGGTCCGTTTCGCGACTACTACCTTAATGGAAAGTTGTATCTGGAAGCTTCTATCACCAATGGAAATCTCGAAGGAAGTGCTGTTTATTATTACCGCAATGGCCGGGTAAGAGAAAAAGGACAGTATAAAAATCATCGAAGAGACGGGCAATGGAGTTTTTATTATCCAAACGGTCAACTGCAAAAAGTATATCAATATGAAAACGACTTTCCATTAGTACAGGAGGCCTTCACTTTAACTGGTAAACAAACGGTAGCAAATGGCAACGGATATTTAAAAACTGAATTCAGTGAAATGAATGAATGTTCAAAATTTGAAGTTTCCGGAACCATTCTCAATGGTAAAAAATATGGAACATGGACCTTGTCAAATATAAACGCCCTTCAGCCTCTCTCAAAAGAAGTATACGATTCTACCGGAAACTATATTAGATCAGAAGATGACAACGGAACATATCTAAGCAAATCACGCTCCGGTCTTTCTGTTTTTTATGGCAACGAAAACCTCCTTCTAACGGCCAGTTCAAACATCTGTCCTGGTGATCGTGGCAGTAGTAGCAAAATACCTTTTACACTCGAATCATCTTCTTTTATCACTGACCTCCAGAAGCAATTAGACACATTATCTTCATCGTTTAAAAATCAGTGGTTGATTACGGGAATTACCATTGGCAAAAAAAACGACCTGATCAATTTAAATATAGCTTCTTCCATCAACGATACAGCTTTGGAACGCTACATTTACGACCGTATCAGAGACACAAAAAAATGGGAAACCTCTTATTTAAATGACAAAAAAGTCGTCTCAAGCTTTCTTTTCACCATTCTTGTCGACGATAATAAAATATTAATTCCTACACACTTTCATTTCCTTTCGTTTAAACAAGATTTCTTTTTGAAATAA